Proteins from a single region of Acidovorax sp. NCPPB 3576:
- a CDS encoding YggS family pyridoxal phosphate-dependent enzyme: protein MTTIGNNLQQVLGRIAQACSAAGRDPAGVRLLAVSKTFGADAMRLAAEAGQRAFGENYIQEGVEKIAALRQGPTPWAPPLQWHCIGPVQSNKTRQVAEHFDWVHTVDREKIAQRLSDQRPASLAPLDVCIQVNVDGGATKAGVPPPEALALARAVALLPRLRLRGLMSIPEPAPDFAAQYAVHAAAKALFEQIRSEGGEGFAAFDTLSLGMTADLEAAIHAGSTLVRVGTGLFGGRTAPA from the coding sequence ATGACGACGATTGGTAACAACCTCCAACAGGTTCTTGGGCGCATCGCGCAGGCCTGCAGCGCGGCGGGACGAGACCCCGCCGGCGTGCGCCTGCTGGCCGTTTCCAAGACCTTCGGCGCCGATGCGATGCGCCTGGCCGCCGAGGCCGGACAGCGGGCGTTCGGCGAGAACTACATCCAGGAAGGCGTGGAAAAAATCGCTGCATTGCGACAGGGCCCCACGCCCTGGGCGCCGCCGCTGCAGTGGCATTGCATCGGCCCGGTGCAGAGCAACAAGACCCGGCAGGTGGCCGAGCATTTCGACTGGGTCCACACGGTGGACCGCGAGAAGATCGCCCAGCGCCTGTCGGACCAGCGGCCTGCCAGCCTGGCGCCGCTGGACGTGTGCATTCAGGTCAACGTGGATGGCGGGGCGACCAAGGCCGGCGTGCCGCCGCCGGAGGCCTTGGCGTTGGCCCGGGCTGTTGCGCTGTTGCCACGTTTGCGGCTGCGGGGCCTGATGAGCATTCCGGAGCCTGCCCCGGATTTCGCCGCGCAGTATGCGGTCCACGCGGCGGCGAAAGCGCTGTTCGAACAGATACGGAGCGAAGGCGGGGAAGGCTTTGCAGCGTTCGACACGCTGTCGCTGGGCATGACGGCCGACCTGGAAGCCGCCATTCATGCGGGAAGTACTTTGGTGCGGGTCGGTACGGGCCTCTTCGGCGGAAGAACGGCCCCGGCCTGA
- a CDS encoding methyl-accepting chemotaxis protein, translated as MKLSNIKIANRLAIGFSLLILLMLGLTSIGVNRVSNINGSLATIGDFNSVKQRYAINFRGSVHDRAIALRDVTLAARPQELQAEIDLIQKLADHYAQSAAPLDQMFASTPIEPREKEALNRIKEVESRALPLTRKVIELRGANQPEEAIKVLQEQARPAYVEWLASINRLIDIEEEKNKAESANARSVAQGFSILMLVLSGTAIVVAAATAWLISRSIVRPIQRAVQAARTMATGDLTQAAPARQTDEAGQLLQALEELRHSFQNVLHDVRRTSEAVAASSTEISQGTQDVSSRTEHHASALQQTAASMEQLGSTVRQNADNSRQASQFANQSSAVAIQGGEVVSEVVETMKGIHESSRKIADIIGVIDSIAFQTNILALNAAVEAARAGEQGRGFAVVASEVRSLAGRSAEAAREIKHLISTSVQRVEQGSVLVNKAGATMTEVVSSIRRVTDLMQEISAASNEQAMGVAQVGQAVSQMDQVTQQNGSVVVQMAASASGMKDRTSALLQAVGVFRLNQEGPQGVDTGPSMQLGWTSRA; from the coding sequence ATGAAACTCTCGAACATCAAGATCGCCAACCGGCTGGCCATCGGATTTTCCTTGCTCATCTTGCTGATGCTGGGCTTGACCAGCATTGGCGTGAACCGGGTGTCCAACATCAACGGGAGCCTGGCCACCATCGGGGATTTCAACAGCGTCAAGCAGCGCTATGCGATCAATTTCCGCGGCAGCGTGCACGACCGCGCGATTGCACTGCGCGACGTCACCCTGGCGGCACGCCCGCAAGAACTGCAGGCCGAGATCGATCTGATCCAAAAGCTCGCGGACCACTATGCGCAGTCGGCGGCGCCGCTGGACCAGATGTTCGCCTCCACCCCGATCGAGCCCCGCGAGAAGGAGGCCCTGAACCGGATCAAGGAAGTCGAATCGCGCGCCCTGCCGCTGACCCGCAAGGTCATCGAACTGCGTGGCGCCAACCAGCCGGAGGAGGCCATCAAGGTCTTGCAGGAACAGGCCCGCCCCGCCTATGTGGAATGGCTGGCCAGCATCAACCGGCTGATCGATATCGAGGAAGAAAAGAACAAGGCCGAATCGGCCAATGCACGGTCGGTCGCGCAAGGTTTTTCCATCCTGATGCTGGTGCTCAGCGGCACGGCGATCGTGGTGGCGGCAGCGACGGCATGGCTCATCTCGCGCAGCATCGTGCGGCCCATCCAGCGGGCCGTGCAGGCCGCCAGGACCATGGCCACCGGCGACCTGACGCAAGCAGCCCCGGCCCGGCAGACCGACGAGGCCGGCCAGTTGCTCCAGGCACTGGAAGAGCTGCGCCACAGCTTCCAGAACGTGCTGCACGACGTGCGCCGCACATCGGAGGCCGTGGCGGCCTCCAGCACCGAGATATCCCAAGGGACCCAGGACGTGTCGAGCCGCACCGAGCACCATGCCAGCGCGCTCCAGCAAACCGCCGCGTCCATGGAGCAACTGGGCTCCACGGTGCGCCAGAACGCCGACAACTCCCGCCAGGCCAGCCAGTTCGCCAACCAATCCAGCGCGGTGGCCATCCAGGGCGGCGAAGTCGTGAGCGAAGTGGTCGAGACCATGAAGGGCATCCACGAAAGCTCCCGCAAGATCGCCGACATCATCGGCGTCATCGACAGCATCGCGTTCCAGACCAACATCCTCGCATTGAATGCCGCGGTGGAGGCGGCGCGCGCGGGCGAGCAGGGCCGGGGCTTCGCGGTGGTGGCCAGCGAGGTGCGCAGCCTGGCCGGCCGGTCGGCGGAGGCCGCGCGCGAGATCAAGCACCTGATTTCCACCAGCGTACAGCGGGTCGAGCAGGGCAGCGTGCTGGTGAACAAGGCCGGGGCCACCATGACGGAGGTGGTGTCGTCCATCCGCCGCGTGACGGATCTGATGCAGGAAATCAGTGCAGCGAGCAACGAGCAGGCCATGGGCGTCGCGCAGGTCGGTCAGGCCGTGTCGCAAATGGACCAGGTCACGCAGCAGAACGGCAGCGTGGTCGTGCAGATGGCGGCGTCCGCCAGCGGCATGAAGGACCGCACCAGCGCCCTGCTGCAGGCGGTGGGAGTGTTCCGGCTGAATCAGGAAGGACCGCAAGGCGTCGACACTGGCCCGTCGATGCAGCTGGGCTGGACCAGCCGGGCCTGA